A stretch of Cicer arietinum cultivar CDC Frontier isolate Library 1 chromosome 5, Cicar.CDCFrontier_v2.0, whole genome shotgun sequence DNA encodes these proteins:
- the LOC101508568 gene encoding uncharacterized protein — protein MSHTRQNKMTMMNPNVADTTYTKIFVGGLAWETKRDTLKRYFDQFGDILEAVVITDRTTGKSKGYGFVTFKDPNSAILACQNPNPVIDGRRANCNLASLGAQKSDPSSGTQKFNSPSRNTAPIQFQGFSTYYNQHIPHYPFPYPVYRYPHPGYPRPQDMYEMNYYNVYGGQQFPFRWFPAYWKPVIPTVYVKKTQEFNVVGISEPISPSTSISSNGLITETVAATRVVEPPKDQKSSA, from the exons aTGTCACACACAAGGCAAAACAAGATGACGATGATGAATCCAAACGTTGCTGACACAACCTATACTAAGATTTTTGTTGGTGGTTTGGCTTGGGAGACCAAGAGAGACACACTCAAACGTTATTTTGATCAGTTTGGTGATATCTTAGAAGCTGTTGTTATCACTGACAGAACCACTGGAAAATCAAAAGGATATGGCTTT GTTACTTTCAAGGATCCAAATTCTGCAATACTAGCTTGCCAGAATCCTAATCCTGTAATTGATGGCAGAAGAGCTAATTGTAATCTTGCATCTCTAGGTGCACAAAAATCTGATCCATCATCAG GAACACAGAAATTCAATAGTCCTTCAAGGAATACTGCACCAATCCAATTTCAAGGTTTCTCAACTTATTACAATCAACATATACCACACTATCCGTTTCCTTATCCAGTTTATAG GTACCCCCACCCTGGTTATCCTCGTCCACAAGACATGTATGAAATG AACTATTATAATGTATATGGTGGACAACAATTTCCATTTCGCTGGTTTCCAGCATATTGGAAACCAGTTATCCCAACAGTATATGTGAAAAAGACACAAGAGTTCAATGTTGTTGGCATATCAGAACCAATTTCACCTTCTACTTCAATTTCAAGCAATG GATTAATCACAGAAACAGTAGCTGCAACAAGAGTAGTAGAACCTCCTAAAGATCAGAAATCTTCAGCTTAA